In the Alphaproteobacteria bacterium genome, AGCTTCTCGTCACCGCCCGCGTACCCGATGCGCCAGCCGGTCATGCAGTAGGCCTTCGAGGTGCCGTTGATGGTGAGCGTGCGCGGATAAAGCTCGGGCTCGACCTGCGCCGGCGAGAAGAACTCGAAATCGTCGTAGACGAGATGCTCATACATGTCGTCGGTCATGACGTGCACCTGCGGATGCCGCTTCAGCACGTCCGTGACGGCCTTGAGCTCCGCCTTTGTGTAGGCGGCGCCGGTCGGGTTCGACGGCGAATTGAAGATGATCCACTTGGTCTTCGGCGTGATCGCCTTCTCGAGGTCGGCCGGCTGCATCTTGTAGCCGTTCGCCATTGTGGTCATCACCTCGACGGGCGTGCCGCCGGCGAGCAGCACCATGTCGGGATAGCTAACCCAGTAAGGGGCCGGGATGATCACCTCGTCGCCCGGGTTCAGCGTCGCCATCAGGGCGTTGTAGAGCACCTGCTTGCCGCCGGTGCCGATGATGATCTGGCTCGGCTTGTAGTCGAGACCGTTCTCGCGCTTGAACTTGCGCGACACCGCGGCTTTGAGTTCCGGAATGCCGTCGACGGCCGTGTACTTCGAGGCGCGCCCGCTCTCGATCGCCTTGATCGCCGCCGCCTTGATGTTCGCCGGCGTGTCGAAGTCCGGCTCGCCCGCGCCAAGCCCGATCACGTCGCGGCCCGCCTGTTTGAGCGCGCGCGCCTTGTCGGTCACCGCGATGGTGGGCGAGGGCTTGATGCGGCTCATCGTGTCGGACAGAAAGGCCATGCGAGTCTCCGGTTTTCGGCGGCCCGTTGGTATCGGCTGGGACGGCTGGTCGCAAGCCGGAAACCCTGCATTTTCAATGAAAACTGATGATGGCAGGCATCACCAATAAGGGTCCGTTAGGCGTTTCGCGCCTAATGCTCAACCCATGGCCGGATTCCTCGACATTTTGCGCAGCGGCGACTGGCTGATCTCGTCGCGTGCGCGGCTGTGGGCGATTGCGGTTCTCATCGCCTCGGCGGGAGGGCTCGTCTACCTGGTCGCCACGTCGGACGGGCTGATCGACTATCAGGGACGTCCGCTCGGGACCGACTTCTCCAACGTCTACGCCGCCGGTACCCATGTGCTCGACGGCAATCCGGCTGCGCCGTTCGACCCGCGGCTGCAGCACGCGCGCGAGCAGAGCGTCTTCGGCGAGAAGACGCCGTTCTACGGCTGGCACTATCCGCCCTTCTTCCTTGCCGTCGCGGCTGGGCTCGCGCTGATGCCGTATCAGCTTGCGCTGATCGTGTGGCAGGGCGTGACGCTGGTGCTTTATCTGCTCGCAATACGGATGATCGTCTCGCCGCTTATCCCTCCCCCGCAGGGGGAGGGTGGTCGGCGAAGCCGACCGGGTGGGGCTCTCGCCGCAAACACAGACACCCCACCCGACCGCCGCTTCGCGGCGGCCACCCTCCCCGCTTCGCAGGGAGGGATTTGGCTCCTCCTTGCCCTCGCCTACCCGGCCGTGTTCGTGAACCTCGGCCATGGTCACAATGGTTTTCTCACCGCCGCGCTGATGGGCTTTGCGCTGATCATGCTCGACGCGCGCCCAATCCTCGCAGGCATCCTGTTCGGGCTGCTCGCCTACAAGCCACAGTTCGGCCTGATGATCCCGCTGGTCCTCCTTGCGACCGGGCGCTGGCGCACGCTGATCGCGGCCGGCGCAACAGTCGCCGCGCTCATCGTCGCCGCAACGCTCGCGTTCGGGGTGGAGGCATGGCGCGCGTTCTTCACGTTTGCCGAATATACCCGCACGATCGTGCTCGAGACCGGCGAGACCGGCTGGCACAAGATCCAGAGCGTGTTCGCATGGGCGCGTATGTGGGGCGCCCCGGTCTCCCTCGCGTACGCGATACAGGCCGCGATCACGCTTCTCGTCGCTGCGGCGCTGATCTGGCTGTGGCGGTCGCCCACATCGTACGCGCTGAAAGCGGCGGCGCTCTGCCTCGCGGCGATCCTCGCGACGCCCTACAGCCTCGACTACGACCTGATGGTACTCGCCCCCGCCATCGCGTTCCTGACAATCGACGGCCTCGAACGCGACTTCGCCCCCTGGGAAAAGAGCGCGCTCGCATTTCTCTGGGCGGTGCCGCTTGTCGCGCGTGGCGTCGCGCAGGTCACGTTCATCCCGCTCGGCGTGATCGCCATGATGGTGATGTTCGGGCTGATCCTGCACCGGGCGGGCCTATTGGCGGCCCGCGGCAATCCAGTGCCCGCGCGTTAGGCCGAGGCCAACGCTAAGCTGGAGATCGCGCTCGCGCGGTGCTCTCCGCCTCAAACAGCGCAACGCGCGCGACAAGCACAAAGGCCGGGATCAGGAACAGCGCGCCCAACGCTATCCCGGTGGCGTTCGCAAGGATCGACGCGAAGAGCGGAACGACCAGGATCAGCGCCGACGCGAGCACCGCAGGTTTCCGCAAGTGAGGCGCCGCTTGCGACATCGTCATCAGCCACACGGCCACGAATGCGCCGACGACCATGTCGTAGTCCTGAAGATAGGGCGTCGCGAGAAACGTCCCGAGCACAAGCAACGTGTACCTCACGCTCGCGGGCGCATCGCGCCACCACGCGAGTGCAACGATGATCGCCGCCATCGCTCCGGTGAGCGCCTGCGTCGCGTAGGCGGTCGCGACGTCGGCGCCCAGATTGCGCGCCAGTACGAACACCGAAATCGTGCGGTGCCACACACCCGTGCCGTGCTCGATCGCGAGTCGGCGCAAATCGTCGGCGTGATGCAGATAGTCGCTCCATACGCCGGGCCCCACCAGCGTGACGCTAAGCGCGATCAGCAGGACGGCCGTGACACTGGCACAGCCAAGCGCGCGCCATTGCCGACCCGCGACCAGCGCGACCGGAATGAGCAAGCCGAGGTGCGGCTTGTAGATCAGCAAACCGAAGAGAGCCCCCGCGATAGCCGGGCGCCGTTCGAGCAGGCACAGGCCGCCGCCGAGCAGCGCGGCGGTCCAACAGCCGTTCTGTCCACTGTAGGCATTCACGAACACCGCGGGCGTGGCGAGCGCCAGAAGGGCCGCGTCTCGCTTCGGCAGCGCGAGGCAGAGCGCGCGCCAGAAGGCGAGCCAGCTCACCGCGACCCAGGCTGCGAGCCCTGGAAGATATGGCAGCGCCGCGAGCGGCGCGCTCAGGAGCAGCAGGATCGGCGAGTAGCTGTAATTGTACGCGCCGAGGTCAGGTCCGACGACGCTCACCTGAAACGCGTGGTAGGCGGGCCAGTCATATACGTCCGCGGCGCGGCCGCTCCACGCCAGGTGCGCACCGGACCAGAAATTCACGAAGTCGTCGCCAAGCGGACGGCCCGCGGCCGTCAACGTCCGGCCGGTGTCGCGCAGGATGTCGTACCAATAGAAGATGCCCGTCGCGATCGCCCAAATGCTGGCGATCGTCCTGATCCGGCCTTCGTCGGCGAGCCCCCCGGCGGTCATGTCCACGCCGTAGCAGCCGCGCCGATAGCGCAAGCCTAATGCACCGGTGGAATCCGATTCAGGGTTACCGGCCCGTGAGGATAGATCCCTCAACTCTCCCGATGCCGATGCCAAGAGAAATATTATTAAAAATCAAATAGATACAAGAACAGGCCACGCGTCCCGAGGCTTTCCTTGACACATCTGAATTCTGAATTCAGAATTCAGAATGTCCTTCGATCCGGTCGCCGCCCCCAGCGCGCTCATCGATCAGGTCCACGATCGCCTCGTGAACGCCATCGCGGACGGCACGCTGCCGCCGGGACAGCGTCTCACTCAGGAAGAAATCGCGGTGCGGCTCGGTGTGTCGCGCCAGCCGGTGAGTCATGCACTCCAGGTCCTGCGTCGCCGCGGGCTCGTTGAGGAAAGCGGCAAGCGCGGACTGATCGTCGCGCCGCTCGATGCGCAACGGATGCGCGACCTCTATCAAGTGCGCGCCGTGCTGGAGGCGCTGGCCGCCTCCCTCGCCGCGGCGCGCGTGCAGGCTGGTGCGATTTCGCGGCGCGAGATCGACGAAGGAACCGCTATCGTTGCGCACGGTGTGGAGCTCGCCGAGGCTGGAGCAGTTCACGACCTGATCGACGCCGACGTCTCGTTTCATTCCTACGTGCATCGCATGTCAGGAAACAGCGCGATCGTCGAAACCGTTTCAGAACAATGGCCCCACTTCCGCCGATCGATGGGCGCCGTCTATTCGACGCGCATCGGCG is a window encoding:
- a CDS encoding pyridoxal phosphate-dependent aminotransferase, producing MAFLSDTMSRIKPSPTIAVTDKARALKQAGRDVIGLGAGEPDFDTPANIKAAAIKAIESGRASKYTAVDGIPELKAAVSRKFKRENGLDYKPSQIIIGTGGKQVLYNALMATLNPGDEVIIPAPYWVSYPDMVLLAGGTPVEVMTTMANGYKMQPADLEKAITPKTKWIIFNSPSNPTGAAYTKAELKAVTDVLKRHPQVHVMTDDMYEHLVYDDFEFFSPAQVEPELYPRTLTINGTSKAYCMTGWRIGYAGGDEKLIKAMAMLQSQSTSNPTAVSQWAAVEALDGPQDFIPKHNAIFKERRDLCVSMLNQAKGLQCPRPEGAFYVYPSCAGTIGMKAPTGKKLATDEDFVTELLEVEGVAVVQGSAFGIGPAFRISYATKTEDLEEACRRIQRFCGNLT
- a CDS encoding GntR family transcriptional regulator; the encoded protein is MSFDPVAAPSALIDQVHDRLVNAIADGTLPPGQRLTQEEIAVRLGVSRQPVSHALQVLRRRGLVEESGKRGLIVAPLDAQRMRDLYQVRAVLEALAASLAAARVQAGAISRREIDEGTAIVAHGVELAEAGAVHDLIDADVSFHSYVHRMSGNSAIVETVSEQWPHFRRSMGAVYSTRIGDRIWAEHRDILSGIVGGDANAAADAARRHIELATEEAVRRLAADKQTS
- a CDS encoding glycosyltransferase family 87 protein is translated as MRYRRGCYGVDMTAGGLADEGRIRTIASIWAIATGIFYWYDILRDTGRTLTAAGRPLGDDFVNFWSGAHLAWSGRAADVYDWPAYHAFQVSVVGPDLGAYNYSYSPILLLLSAPLAALPYLPGLAAWVAVSWLAFWRALCLALPKRDAALLALATPAVFVNAYSGQNGCWTAALLGGGLCLLERRPAIAGALFGLLIYKPHLGLLIPVALVAGRQWRALGCASVTAVLLIALSVTLVGPGVWSDYLHHADDLRRLAIEHGTGVWHRTISVFVLARNLGADVATAYATQALTGAMAAIIVALAWWRDAPASVRYTLLVLGTFLATPYLQDYDMVVGAFVAVWLMTMSQAAPHLRKPAVLASALILVVPLFASILANATGIALGALFLIPAFVLVARVALFEAESTARARSPA
- a CDS encoding glycosyltransferase family 87 protein: MAGFLDILRSGDWLISSRARLWAIAVLIASAGGLVYLVATSDGLIDYQGRPLGTDFSNVYAAGTHVLDGNPAAPFDPRLQHAREQSVFGEKTPFYGWHYPPFFLAVAAGLALMPYQLALIVWQGVTLVLYLLAIRMIVSPLIPPPQGEGGRRSRPGGALAANTDTPPDRRFAAATLPASQGGIWLLLALAYPAVFVNLGHGHNGFLTAALMGFALIMLDARPILAGILFGLLAYKPQFGLMIPLVLLATGRWRTLIAAGATVAALIVAATLAFGVEAWRAFFTFAEYTRTIVLETGETGWHKIQSVFAWARMWGAPVSLAYAIQAAITLLVAAALIWLWRSPTSYALKAAALCLAAILATPYSLDYDLMVLAPAIAFLTIDGLERDFAPWEKSALAFLWAVPLVARGVAQVTFIPLGVIAMMVMFGLILHRAGLLAARGNPVPAR